In Patulibacter sp. SYSU D01012, a single window of DNA contains:
- a CDS encoding FAD-dependent monooxygenase — MSAPRTLRTDVAIVGGGPVGMLLAAELAVRGVDVLVLERHAATRDEPRAGTLHARTLQGLRRRGWLGAAGPAAPPAGTVARAPFHFAGQWTLDVAAPAVEGPPILNVPQAALERRFEAAAREHGARVLRGHAVRAIDLRADGGAPGARLAVDGPAGPVTVDARWLAGCDGARSVVRDAAGIGGRTWPATVRALLGLVRVPAGALPAGWHRTPRGWTVNSPRAHGRNRLITFEFDGPDPRRRAPLGLDELRATAARIAGHDVPLDGLAFAGRFSDFSRLADRLAAGPVVLAGDAAHVHFPVGGQGLNLGLQDALALGWRLAAVLHGGAEPSALLADFDAERRAAARAVIDLTRAQRSLMDPADAAGPLRDGLAAMLRLGDVQRELGTLVSGQAVRAVRRADDHAAVGGFLPDAAVDGPDGPATIAGLLRRGRPLLVDWTGAPAAARADVLRPWSSRLTRATGRAALRGVGPALVLVRPDGYVAWAAAGARADDAAVARALVRWLGPARRTAAPPARVVAAAR; from the coding sequence GTGAGCGCCCCGCGGACCCTCCGCACGGACGTCGCGATCGTCGGCGGCGGGCCCGTCGGGATGCTGCTGGCGGCCGAGCTGGCCGTGCGCGGGGTCGACGTGCTGGTGCTCGAGCGCCACGCGGCCACGCGCGACGAGCCGCGCGCCGGCACCCTGCACGCGCGGACGCTGCAAGGGCTGCGCCGGCGGGGCTGGCTCGGCGCCGCCGGCCCGGCGGCACCGCCCGCGGGGACGGTCGCCCGGGCGCCGTTCCACTTCGCCGGGCAGTGGACGCTCGACGTCGCGGCCCCGGCCGTCGAGGGACCGCCGATCCTGAACGTGCCGCAGGCCGCGCTCGAGCGCCGCTTCGAGGCGGCGGCCCGCGAGCACGGCGCGCGCGTGCTGCGGGGGCACGCCGTCCGCGCGATCGACCTCCGCGCCGACGGCGGGGCGCCCGGCGCGCGGCTGGCGGTGGACGGGCCGGCCGGCCCCGTGACCGTCGACGCACGGTGGCTGGCGGGGTGCGACGGCGCGCGCAGCGTCGTCCGCGACGCCGCCGGCATCGGCGGCCGCACGTGGCCCGCGACGGTCCGCGCGCTGCTGGGCCTGGTCCGGGTGCCGGCCGGCGCGCTGCCCGCCGGGTGGCACCGCACGCCGCGCGGATGGACCGTCAACAGCCCGCGAGCGCACGGGCGCAACCGGCTGATCACGTTCGAGTTCGACGGCCCCGATCCGCGTCGCCGGGCGCCGCTCGGCCTGGACGAGCTGCGGGCCACCGCCGCCCGCATCGCCGGCCACGACGTGCCGCTCGACGGTTTGGCGTTCGCCGGCCGCTTCTCCGACTTCTCCCGGCTGGCCGATCGCCTGGCGGCCGGACCGGTCGTGCTGGCCGGCGACGCCGCGCACGTGCACTTCCCCGTCGGCGGGCAGGGGCTGAACCTGGGCCTGCAGGACGCCCTCGCGCTCGGCTGGCGCCTGGCGGCGGTCCTGCACGGCGGCGCCGAGCCGAGCGCCCTGCTGGCGGACTTCGACGCCGAGCGGCGCGCCGCCGCCCGCGCCGTCATCGACCTGACGCGCGCGCAGCGATCGCTCATGGACCCGGCGGACGCGGCGGGTCCGCTCCGCGACGGGCTCGCGGCCATGCTGCGACTGGGCGACGTGCAGCGCGAGCTCGGGACGCTCGTGAGCGGCCAGGCCGTGCGCGCGGTCCGGCGGGCCGACGACCACGCGGCCGTCGGCGGCTTCCTGCCGGACGCCGCGGTCGACGGGCCGGACGGTCCCGCGACGATCGCGGGCCTGCTGCGCCGCGGACGGCCGCTGCTCGTGGACTGGACGGGGGCCCCCGCCGCGGCGCGGGCCGACGTCCTCCGCCCCTGGTCCTCGCGCCTGACGCGCGCGACCGGGCGCGCCGCGCTGCGCGGCGTCGGGCCGGCCCTGGTGCTCGTGCGTCCGGACGGCTACGTCGCCTGGGCCGCGGCGGGCGCCCGGGCGGACGACGCGGCGGTGGCCCGCGCGCTCGTCCGGTGGCTCGGACCGGCCCGCCGGACCGCCGCCCCGCCGGCGCGCGTCGTCGCGGCGGCGCGCTAG